The Glandiceps talaboti chromosome 9, keGlaTala1.1, whole genome shotgun sequence genome window below encodes:
- the LOC144440041 gene encoding glutamine-dependent NAD(+) synthetase-like — protein sequence MGRTVTLATCCLNQWAMEFQGNLERILKSIEMAKSKGARYRLGPELEISGYNCADHFYESDTCLHSFQVLAELLKSPVTQDIICEVGMPIMHKNVLYNCRLVFLNRKILLIRPKIDLCNAGNYREMRWFKGWDKIRTVEDYYLPRIISEITGQRTVAIGDGVLSTLDTCIGMEVCEELWTARSPHVDMSLDGVEIFTNGSASYHELGKAYRKVNLINCAMEKCGGIYVYSNLRGCDGERTYFDGGCMVNINGNVIVQGEQFSLNEVEVYTAVLDLEDVRSFRGGFSSRGLQAASVKPYPRIMVDFSLSLEVDIALPTLQQIEWRHHTLEEEIAFGPACWLWDYLRRSGQSGYFLPLSGGIDSSAAACLVASMCRLVCDAVSNGNVDVLHDVQKLVDDSTYIPVHPKELANKLFTTCYMGTVNSSADTKERARMLAEDIGNYHLGVTIDTAVSAVLGIFTMVTGKIPRFKVNEGGIRENLALQNVQARLRMVLSYLFAQLILWSRGMSGSLLVLGSTNVDESLRGYLTKYDCSSADVNPIGGLSKADLRKFVIYSRENFNFHSLDRILEAPPTAELEPLVAGQICQKDDADMGMTHSELTVYSQLRKISQCGPYGMFCKLVHQWKDKCSPTEVAQKVKSFFHFSSLNRHKMTVLTPSYYVAAYSPDDNRFDQRQFLYNVYWPWQFRYIDEQVQIIGEMYSYTLSNTTKLCVAVLEQIELKEDKIKDDTFGALKPAERKDD from the exons ATGGGACGTACAGTGACATTAGCGACCTGTTGTCTTAATCAATGGGCAATGGAATTCCAGGGAAACTTAGAGAGAATTCTAAAAA GTATAGAGATGGCAAAATCCAAGGGTGCAAGATACAGGCTTGGTCCCGAGTTGGAAATTAG TGGGTACAACTGTGCAGATCATTTCTATGAGTCGGATACTTGTCTGCATTCCTTTCAAGTATTGGCTGAACTTCTGAAGTCCCCAGTCACTCAGGATATCATTTGTGAGGTCGGCAT GCCTATAATGCACAAGAATGTTCTTTACAACTGTAGACTGGTTTTCTTGAACAG AAAGATTCTGTTGATACGTCCTAAGATAGATCTGTGTAATGCTGGTAACTACAGAGAAATGAGATGGTTCAAAGGATGGGATAAGATACGTACAGTAGAAGACTATTATCTACCAAGAATCATATCTGAAATTACTGGTCAG AGAACCGTAGCAATAGGTGATGGTGTTCTATCAACCCTTGATACTTGTATTGGCATGGAGGTGTGTGAGGAATTATGGACAGCAAGAAG TCCACATGTAGACATGAGTCTAGACGGTGTAGAGATATTTACTAACGGCAGTGCCAGTTACCATGAACTGGGAAAGGCATATAGGAAAGTAAATTTGATTAACTGTGCCATGGAAAAG TGTGGGGGTATCTATGTGTATTCTAACCTGAGAGGATGTGATGGTGAAAGGACGTACTTTGATGGTGGGTGTATGGTTAACATCAATGGGAATGTCATTGTACAGGGAGAACAGTTTTCACTTAATGAAGTG GAAGTTTACACAGCAGTTCTTGATCTCGAAGATGTTCGTAGTTTCAGAGGTGGATTCTCCAGTAGAGGCTTACAG GCTGCAAGTGTAAAGCCATATCCAAGAATTATGGTTGATTTCTCACTGTCACTAGAGGTCGATATAGCCCTACCGACATTACAACAAATAGAATGGCGGCACCATACATTAGAAGAGGAGATAGCATTTGGCCCAGCTTGTTGGCTGTGGGATTATTTACGTAGAAGTGGACAG AGCGGATATTTTCTCCCTCTCAGTGGAGGCATAGACAGTTCAGCAGCTGCCTGTCTTGTAGCATCCATGTGTCGTCTTGTCTGTGATGCCGTTTCCAATGGAA ATGTTGATGTATTGCATGATGTGCAAAAACTGGTTGATGACTCTACCTACATACCAGTACACCCCAAGGAGTTAGCTAATAAACTATTTACAACCTGTTACATGGGGACGGTTAATTCGTCAGCTGACACAAAGGAGAGGGCCAGGATGTTGGCAGAAGATATAGGAAA TTATCATTTAGGTGTCACCATAGATACCGCAGTGAGTGCAGTTTTGGGTATCTTCACCATGGTAACTGGAAAAATACCAAGATTTAAAGTTAATGAGGGTGGAATTCGAGAAAATTTAGCACTTCAAAATGTGCAG GCTCGTCTCCGAATGGTTCTGTCCTACCTGTTTGCTCAACTAATACTATGGTCCAGAGGGATGAGTGGTAGTCTATTGGTTCTTGGCTCGACTAATGTGGATGAAAG TTTAAGAGGATATTTAACCAAATATGACTGCTCCAGTGCCGATGTGAATCCCATTGGTGGCCTTAGTAAGGCAGACCTGagaaaatttgttatttattctaGAGAGAATTTCAACTTCCACTCTCTAGATAG AATTCTGGAAGCGCCACCAACAGCAGAACTAGAGCCTCTAGTTGCAGGACAGATATGTCAAAAAGATGAC GCTGACATGGGAATGACCCATAGTGAGTTAACGGTGTATAGTCAACTGCGTAAAATATCTCAATGTGGTCCATATggtatgttttgtaaattagTTCATCAGTGGAAAGACAAATGTTCTCCTACAGAG GTTGCCCAGAAAGTGAAAAGTTTCTTCCACTTCTCTTCATTAAATCGACATAAAATGACAGTGCTGACACCCTCCTACTATGTTGCGGCTTACAGTCCAGACGACAACCGTTTTGATCAACGACAAtttttgtataatgtatactGGCCGTGGCAGTTCCGATACATTGATGAACAGGTACAAATTATTGGTGAAATGTACTCTTATACTCTTTCAAATACAACCAAGCTGTGT GTGGCTGTCCTTGAACAAATAGAATTAAAAGAAGACAAGATCAAAGATGATACCTTTGGTGCTTTGAAACCAGCCGAAAGAAAAGATGATTAA